Part of the Coregonus clupeaformis isolate EN_2021a chromosome 8, ASM2061545v1, whole genome shotgun sequence genome, atggtcagatttgcgtttatcgtagaaggaatgagcgttacaccgaggcctgtactctggagcgggatcgaggtggagggtccgtcatggtctggggtggtgtgtctccgcatcatcggactgagcttgttgtcattgcaggcaatctcaacgctgtgtgttacagggaagacatcctcctccctcatgtggtacccttcctgcaggctcatcctgacatgaccctccagcatgacaatgccaccagccatactgctcgttctgtgcgtgatttcctgcaagacaggaatgtcagtgttctgccatggccagcgaagagcccggatctcaatcccattgagcacgtctgggacctgttggatcggagggtgagggctaggtcCATTCcacccagaaatgtccgggaacttgcaggtaccttggtggaagagtggggtaacatctcacagcaagaactggcaaatctggtgcagtccatgaggaggagatgcactgcagtacttaatgcagctggtggctacaccagatactgacttttacttttgattttcaccccccctttgttcagggactcattattccatttctgttagtcacatgtctgtggaacttgttgagtttatgtctcagttgttgaatgttatgttcatacaaatatttacacatgttaagtttgctgaaaataaatgcagttgacagtgagaggacgtttataTGTATATAATAAGTACTCAAATAATGCATTACTCTGATTGCCACTCATGAATGGAAGACCAAAATGACAATTTACTCTATACTATAATCGAACGCCAGTTGCATGTCAAAAAAATCCCATGATAATGGGGCAGTACTTATGTCAAATATCTGTTGCAAGTACTTATGAATCAGTACATATGTATATAAAATGAAGTTCCTCAAGGCCTTCATATGCATTCCCAATAGTCTAAAGTTGTCTCCTTCCCTTTATTTGCACTGATTTCTTAGATGTCTTTAGATCAGTGGAAATGTAAATGTGGCAAGCCACTATTGACGATTGAGAAATATGAACCCTTTGTATTGCACACACCCTTGCTCTATCAACCCTCTATTTCCCGCTCTCTGGTATTCTACCTGTACTTTAATCTACCTCTTTGTTGGATCTCCTGTTGTCCACGATCTTAATGGTATCAATAAAGTTTCCAATGATGCTGTTGAAGGATTTCACCATGGACACCCCCAGCTCATTACTGGTCTCATTGATATCTGCGTCATAAGCGCCCAACAGGGGGGTGACTACCTCCACGttccccctccccaccccctgaAGGATCCCCATCAGTTGACCTCTGACCACCTGGAACATCTCCCTGTCGTACTGCAGCAGCACTGTCTCATCCAGGGGGTAGGTGACGTCCTCAGGGTAGCAGTCCCGAGGCACTGGCAGCTCCACGTACCTCATGGCTGGGAACCCAGCAGCCAGAGTGGAGAAGAGGCGGCGCAGGGCCGTGGCGGTCAGAGGGTTGCCCAGTATCTTCAGCTCCTCCAGGCCGCGACAGGGAGCCAGGGCCTGGGTCAGGATGTCCATGTGTTCGTCTTCCAGGTCACAGTCCTCCAGGGTGAGGCTGTGGAGGGTGGCGGCGCAGCGCTGGAGGAGCTTGATGAAGGTGGTGGGGAAGAGGCCGCACACGTTGTGACCACTTATGTCCAGACTGACCAGGTTCTCACTGTGCAGGCTGTTGGCCAGGTAGGCCATGTCCACACGGTTCAGGTTACAGTTGGCCAGCTCCAGGCATTGCAGTGGGGTGGTCAGGGGGCTGTGGACAAGGCCAGAGGTTCACAAATGTATTGTAGTCATTTTTCACTATTTTGCTATATTATCACTTGTGCGTGTGCATGCTtgcaatgtgtgtgtgggtgtgcgccTCATTTCACACATGCTTGACAAAAAACAAAGCAAATATGAAAGCTTTACAATGCATACCAAACTAATGGACAGTGCAGGTGTCAGCTTGTTGTTTTGGGTCATGACGGCTATATCAATGTCAGCcgtaaatgacaccctattccctttaaagtgcactactttctacCAGGGTCCAAAAGttttctggtcaaaggtagtgcactatatagggaatagggtgcgatttggaaGCGGACAATATCAGCCGTTAAGTGTTCCTTGGTTTCTGGCCGACCTGCAGATTTAGCAGCAGTCAGCTGTCTACATTCTCCCCCACAGCCAAGCAACAAAAACTAAATGCAACTGAGTACAAACTGAGTACTGCAAACTGCAGCCCCCATGCTATGATAGTACACAGTGGGAATGCATCAGCTTGAATTGACATCCCCAGagctatatatacagtagacaTCAATACCTAATAcctatgcacacacatacacatgcacacacacactctccccctaCACAGAGGTGAGCCCCTCACCTTAGCAGTCTTCGCAGGTGTCCGGTGAGGGTGGAGAAGCCCATGTAGAGCTCTGTCAGCTCAGTCAGCCGGCTCAGCAGATCCCCAATGGTCGCCAGCAGGTGGTCTTCATCCGAACCCAGCCTTCGCACGTCCAGATTTGGACCAGGTCGTGGAGGAGGAGGGCCTTCTCATGCAGGTAGCAGGCCTTGAAGAGGAGCGGGTAGAGGTTGTACGACTCACAGCTAAGGTTCTCCCTGGCGCTCGGGCCACTCTGAGCGAAGCCCTCAGCAGCGAGGAACCTCAGGCTCTTCATGGCTCTCTCTTCTCTattctgtcttctccctctcctgtcctcgAGGTCTGGGTCTTGAAGTGTTAGGATCGACCAATCAGCCCTTGTGACTGGATGTGTTTGTGTTGTTGCTCTCTCCCCGTGTGTTGATTCTTTGTCTCTGCTAGTACTGTACATCTGTCTGGACCTCGTTTGCTGTGGTATCGTGTGGCGAAAGAGAGGCTTGGTGCGTGTGGTAGGTGAGTGGGAGGGCTATTTTTGGAAACAGCTGTCTCATTCCCCTCCCTTCGCCTCTATTTGCAACTTTCACCGTAGCAACAACCTTTTCCTACTGCTTACTAAATTAGGCCCAACCTCCCTCCATACCGCCAACATTGAAATTACCTGTTTATGCAAgctatatatacatttacatttacattttagtcatttagcagacgctcttatccagagcgacttacagttagtgagtgcatacattttcatactggttccccgtgggaaacgaacccacaaccctggcgttgcaagtgccatgctctaccaactgagctacagggaacaAATATCCTGCCTCCATTGTGATATAGACACCAGTGACAACAATAACAGTAAAGCAATGTAGACAAACATAACATGAACTTTGTACAGGGTAACATTGGCATCATCCCCACACTGAAATTATAGATTTACTGAAGGCTTAGATGTTAATCAAGACCAAGGCAGTGGCGGATCAGATCTCATAACGTACTAGCCTAATATGACTGGTTATGAAAATGTTATGCATTTGATGAGAGTACTCTGGAACACCCAGTGttgtaaatatactgaacaaaaaatataaacgcaacatgtaaagtgttggtcccatgtttcatgagctgaaataaaagatccccgaaa contains:
- the LOC121572962 gene encoding leucine-rich repeat-containing protein 14B-like: MGFSTLTGHLRRLLSPLTTPLQCLELANCNLNRVDMAYLANSLHSENLVSLDISGHNVCGLFPTTFIKLLQRCAATLHSLTLEDCDLEDEHMDILTQALAPCRGLEELKILGNPLTATALRRLFSTLAAGFPAMRYVELPVPRDCYPEDVTYPLDETVLLQYDREMFQVVRGQLMGILQGVGRGNVEVVTPLLGAYDADINETSNELGVSMVKSFNSIIGNFIDTIKIVDNRRSNKEVD